A stretch of DNA from Candidatus Gastranaerophilales bacterium:
GACTTACCTTCAAAATGATAAATCTCAGCCTGCGGAACCAAAAAAGCCTTATATCCGCATTTTCTTGCCATAAAACCCAAATGTGTATCTTCAAAATACATAAAAAACTTTTCTGAAAAATACCCTAATTCCTGAAGAACATTTCTTTTGATAACAAGGTCAGCACCTGTAATATACTCAACCTCAAAAGGTTCATGCGAAAATTTTTGTTCATAAGAATTGTAAAAAATTCTCTCTTTTTTAAACAAATACTTCAAGGGTGTTTGTGTACAAATTAAACTCTTGATTGTATGCAAATGCCCGAAAGAATGAGTTTTTTTCCCATCCTCTCCAAAAAGCAACGCTCCCGCAATGGGTGCGTCAGAACTGCGCACAAAATCTACAAGAATTTTAACGGCATTGTTTCTTAATTTGGTATCAGGATTTAAAAACATGACATAATCCGCCATGCTCAATTTAGCAGCCTGATTATTAGCTTTAGCAAAACCTTTATTCTCAGTATTGGCTATTAACTTAACCTGAGGGAATTCTTCTCTTATCATCGCAACAGTATTATCGGAAGAATTATTATCAACAACCGATACTTCAAAATCAACTTCCAAAGTATTTTCAAATATAGAGTTTAAACAATCTCTTATCAGGGTACATGTATTATAGCTGCATATAATAATTGAAATATCCATGCAATCATTATATGTCAAAAAGCCGATAAAAAGTGGATTTAGCAACAATGATTAACTTTTGTAACGAAAAGTACAAAAACTGAAATCCGCCCCTTCCGATATACTTTATATATACAAGGTAAATAAATTCAATAAGGAGTAAAAAATGGGTTCCATAGATTCAATATCAAATATCAGCTTCGATTTCAAAAAAAACTTCCTTCAAAATACTGAAAATTCCTTCTCCTTCACAGGTGCAGGAAGAAATATCA
This window harbors:
- a CDS encoding glycosyltransferase family 2 protein encodes the protein MDISIIICSYNTCTLIRDCLNSIFENTLEVDFEVSVVDNNSSDNTVAMIREEFPQVKLIANTENKGFAKANNQAAKLSMADYVMFLNPDTKLRNNAVKILVDFVRSSDAPIAGALLFGEDGKKTHSFGHLHTIKSLICTQTPLKYLFKKERIFYNSYEQKFSHEPFEVEYITGADLVIKRNVLQELGYFSEKFFMYFEDTHLGFMARKCGYKAFLVPQAEIYHFEGKSKLPKKQLKALESKFLYYKLCYGILGYLPVLLMMPKYLKFWFKAKN